AAAGACACGGTTCCGAAGTCGTGACGAGGCGTGGCGAGACGTCGAGAGCATCATGAAGCGGATGAACGTAGACAGCTTCGACCTCTTCCAACTCCACTCAGTGGTCAACATGCACGAGCTGGACCTCGCCACCGCCGACGGGGGCGCGCTAGAGACGCTGGTCGAGATGCGTGAGCATGGCCTGACCAAGTGGCTCGGGATCACCGGTCACGGGCCATACGTTCCAAGCACGATCCTTGAGAGCCTGAACCGCTTCGACTTCGATACGGTCATGTTCCCGCTGAGCCCGGCAATGGCCAGAGACGCCAACTACCGCCGCGACTCAGAGGCGCTGCTCACTGAGTGCGCGGCCAAGGATATAGGTATTCAGACGATCAAGATGATCGCCCGCGGCGGCTGGGGTACCGGGTCGCGTGACCTCCACACGTGGTACGACCCGCACCGCGAGCAGGAGGACATCGACCGTTCTCTGTGGTGGGTGTTGTCACAGCCGATGCACACTGCGCCAAGCTCAGGCGAGGTCAGCCTGCTGCCAAAGGTGCTGGACGCCGCCCAGCGGTTCACGCCAATGACGAGCGACGAGCAGGAGGCCGCAGTCGCGGCGCAACGTCCGCCGTTGCCACATCCGGAACTCGCGATTGTCGCCGCTGACTAGGTGACTTCGGGAACAGCTTACGAGTCGGTGTCCAGCCCGATCAGCCGGCGTATCGACTCAGTGTGATCCGGGTAGTGCCTGAAAGTGTTGCTGCCGATGACGTCGGATGGCGCCCATTCGGCTGGCATACCCTCAAAGTGTGCGGCGTCGTGGAGCGCTTCTTCAGGCAGCAGCTCAAGCTGCTCGACCAGAGCCGGGAACACACAGGCAACTTCAGCCCGCACCTCTTCGAGAGACATGCCGGAGACTTCCCCATGGACGGCGGCGTTTCGCTCCTCCAAGGGCAGCGCCCACCAGTCCGAACCTACCAACGCTCGTGCCTTGAGCACCCCGATCATCTCTCGCTCGTACCACATCAAGTGGGCGAGGATGTCCTTGGCCGACCAGTCGCCCTC
The Dehalococcoidia bacterium genome window above contains:
- a CDS encoding aldo/keto reductase — translated: MEKRRLGRTEHESTVVTFGAYSVGYVDQDDADKAIQLLLDHGVNHIDIAPSYAQSMERVAPWMPELREKMFLGSKTRFRSRDEAWRDVESIMKRMNVDSFDLFQLHSVVNMHELDLATADGGALETLVEMREHGLTKWLGITGHGPYVPSTILESLNRFDFDTVMFPLSPAMARDANYRRDSEALLTECAAKDIGIQTIKMIARGGWGTGSRDLHTWYDPHREQEDIDRSLWWVLSQPMHTAPSSGEVSLLPKVLDAAQRFTPMTSDEQEAAVAAQRPPLPHPELAIVAAD
- a CDS encoding DinB family protein, with translation MDKREFIDRVKSERQLWDELLSQVPDDQMLTPGVEGDWSAKDILAHLMWYEREMIGVLKARALVGSDWWALPLEERNAAVHGEVSGMSLEEVRAEVACVFPALVEQLELLPEEALHDAAHFEGMPAEWAPSDVIGSNTFRHYPDHTESIRRLIGLDTDS